One genomic window of Syngnathus acus chromosome 11, fSynAcu1.2, whole genome shotgun sequence includes the following:
- the LOC119130115 gene encoding uncharacterized protein LOC119130115 isoform X1 produces MASFFEMYFEASKWCDGLVCQVCFTKYKIFAEFKRHIFSKEHQKKMTQVFETEGHSLPGKLPLIIIMDRSFHQMTQHPILGLQLLTVCFSRGMDNVLYLCHVCEELVTGQDILEHINSSCHECNYYSFIDSINTERRKILKQANVDKVGPLKILNLPYWLTATYASSSYFQVMRWLSMFVQLPTLLEDVKPMLETEKEYQKVHNKCPLPDSAEKSYKIRCQNCNIQCHKPEEYLQHVQSAAHRKTMKSISSHGNMNSSADTQETKDGVPCPPGLKNILNQLGKHMQRGVSMMVFCLSSPAPASEAVCVCFACQDAVPQSTLAKHLNSHKHFLKTLLHLNPWRLPFGWRQVLGRRFLQSEVEAEEKERGWSQVVVKVMDLPSSMLKSINPPSYQKVMDKLSSHTVVMKRSVPACQTFSRLHERKTFPLLGRNFLVSHEVHDAARHATYNSVLCLLCGRRLTDQEGYAHVFSWEHVVMFLDRFHPGSLSIGCGIKVLLDLAAQAARLRNVSFIQTITLDKPIEEPCDYNKVKLILSAAKRRRSKIPLIPLVLPRAALVPKETVTSTTAANSKKPAHSSKHTNESPKDSNQTSGLQKTESETRQGNAEGEEKRPGEALDDKPGCKRQRRSAREITPHEEKPSKSTLHGLAPPSTPKPTTDSHGATGTKTIHAPTGTKPTLSNSINGTAPVAHCAATSKCVATQSSPKPSLVVSPSLHKVPKAEPESDASPSASSTAQKNPAAEAGVGSQKPEAASSKKVNIKGGVDSDTEARVCKTRSSARRPSSTAQPSHSKAKPTLSKVGLGFIVAVNSDGRKQSYCTLCHIRLDRSSHPMENVHFHNYIKRRFPEVNDEHLVGINLEKLAFSFTEVEKSLGLRNIQTIEVSEEEYNELSSLPEAQALQRLETQFRVASKSLIPVGQKSSLTSTQGSSTLEEASDTEVHVSTADDELKPVLEKIHGLKCKELSETHRIDYIDLTLDEENLEGFEPSTSSPLSQKLQTDDLPINDAGKNADGSDEPLPSVSLGPDPKIEPILKAEENLPYLSEPSPPLVSGLQPGDPNLKGVEKNPGGSDMLSPPEPSGSDPHVNGPGLTLQGPNRSSWLSLVGQDRPKSPVGKYKGEKWRSPNQSVSQAVLLAGTASNLTMFLWVRGLSVIGLASVYECRGTSSSFYLCASCRQKFTVSGICPHMVSVDHQSMYMMKAFPHFLETFWYEADLVEEMKLDILNDIAVKVAAEERYKKMDAKVVLLLDEMYEHVWNAPAGEALTMLQSAMSQSDGSSQQIEASQASEKHSARDMELCGDQNAVLLSSATSAVVSPQESGRSFQSPTEAPILSWVSSTPPFVKVKEEAVHSQCRPPENKSDLLNQTPPLNQVKKEPIPVESKVPVELGKKQPSLQVEPELRSPASGSGTTPGPTSVETSTFQVNADLNPSKSKPLRTGGSISKVQAELLPQESRSLKTSEETVCPASARLVSEVRPKFQVKQELMPQELTAGPSYGVSAEPTIAERGAPTLQPPWIGQVKDRTVPLDSVSFVTPRLRSETEPHSQLKTLLLEDLSTPSISEAQPSSQAKDDLTRSQGRLHATEIPSHFWVKEQARAKGGTSLAATSTIRQDKSLPTRKRESLESLDQLIWICSNKTPLAEPMLVKNGLKSSQAKMAKVAVVEPSGDPAHGDPEKSKAADNSSNPAAMVPSNGNQDIKSGTINPRMQQVAPDALPHKSVICMEKSTNTVVPRDLNWPGDVIVKPDTSCVDAGPDNVVPQGFGNPAEKQIPVSSGVAAADHQASFAGPTAEQLQPLNPGSCQIPPVLNVQPGYDHRLAMNVPAESSCNNVGQTYPLQFYIQQAPNQGAVAVSEQTAAWLSHPMQPRLLQQLPYQRPWLPANVTNSAPHLWTHHFGSYFATPITLLSVKDVLARPSPPQ; encoded by the exons ATGGCTTCGTTTTTCGAAATGTACTTTGAAGCGAGCAAATGGTGCGATGGTCTCGTATGCCAG GTGTGCttcacaaaatacaaaatatttgccGAGTTCAAGCGTCACATATTCTCGAAAGAGCACCAGAAG AAAATGACCCAAGTGTTTGAGACAG AGGGCCACTCGCTTCCCG GCAAGCTCCCGCTCATCATTATTATGGACCGAAGCTTCCATCAGATGACCCAACATCCCATTTTAG GACTGCAACTGCTGACCGTTTGTTTTAGTCGGGGAATGGACAACGTTTTGTACTTGTGCCACGTCTGCGAGGAGCTCGTGACGGGTCAGGATATCTTGGAGCACATCAACTCCAGCTGCCACGAATGCAACTACTAC AGCTTTATAGATTCCATCAATACGGAAAGGCGGAAAATTTTAAAGCAGGCCAATGTGGACAAGGTCGGACCGCTTAAG ATCCTAAATTTGCCTTATTGGCTGACTGCCACGTACGCGTCGTCGAGCTACTTCCAAG TGATGCGCTGGCTCAGCATGTTTGTCCAGCTTCCCACGCTGCTCGAAG ATGTGAAGCCCATGCTTGAGACGGAGAAAGAGTACCAAAAGGTCCACAACAAATGTCCACTTCCGG ATTCTGCTGAGAAGTCGTACAAAATACGTTGTCAG AACTGTAACATCCAGTGCCACAAGCCCGAGGAATATTTGCAACACGTGCAAAGCGCGGCGCACAGAAAG ACGATGAAGAGCATCTCCAGTCACGGTAACATGAATTCGTCAGCCGACACGCAAGAAACCAAAGATGGCGTTCCTTGTCCGCCAGGTCTGAAAAATATCTTAAACCAACTTGGAAAGCACATGCAGCGAG GTGTGTCCATGATGGTGTTCTGCCTCAGCTCGCCGGCGCCGGCGTCTGAAGCCGTTTGCGTGTGTTTCGCATGCCAGGACGCCGTCCCTCAGTCAACGCTGGCCAAACATTTGAACTCGCACAAGCATTTCCTGAAAACACTG TTGCATCTGAATCCGTGGCGACTGCCGTTTGGTTGGCGGCAAGTTCTGGGACGCCGGTTCTTGCAGTCCGAGGTGGAGGCAGAAGAGAAGGAAAGAGGGTGGAGTCAGGTGGTTGTGAAG GTGATGGATTTACCCTCCTCGATGTTAAAAAGCATCAACCCACCAAGTTACCAGAAAG TGATGGACAAACTGTCGAGCCACACCGTTGTGATGAAACGCAGCG TGCCGGCTTGCCAGACGTTCAGCCGCCTCCACGAACGCAAAACGTTCCCACTTTTGG GGCGCAATTTTCTGGTGTCGCACGAGGTCCACGACGCAGCCCGTCACGCCACGTACAACTCGGTGCTGTGTCTGCTGTGCGGGAGGCGGCTCACGGACCAGGAGGGCTACGCGCACGTTTTCAGCTGGGAACACGTCGTCATGTTTCTC GACCGATTCCATCCCGGCTCGCTGAGCATCGGTTGTGGTATCAAGGTTTTACTGGACCTGGCGGCCCAGGCTGCACGCCTTCGCAACGTGTCTTTTATACAG ACAATAACGTTGGATAAGCCCATCGAGGAACCGTGCGATTACAACAAAG TGAAATTGATCCTAAGTGCAGCAAAGCGAAGGAGGAGCAAGATTCCGCTCATCCCCCTCGTCCTGCCTCGAGCAGCGTTGG TTCCCAAAGAAACTGTGACATCAACAACAGCCGCGAACAGCAAGAAACCCGCACACTCTTCAAAACATACCAATGAAAGTCCCAAAGACAGTAATCAGACCTCCGGCCTCCAAAAGACAGAGAGTGAGACGAGGCAAGGAAATGCAGAAGGTGAGGAAAAAAGGCCCGGTGAGGCTCTGGATGACAAGCCGGGCTGCAAAAGACAACGAAGGAGCGCCAGAGAAATCACGCCGCATGAAGAAAAGCCAAGCAAGTCCACCTTGCATGGACTTGCCCCGCCGTCAACTCCCAAGCCCACGACAGACAGCCATGGCGCCACCGGTACCAAAACCATTCATGCTCCGACTGGCACCAAGCCCACACTATCGAATAGCATTAACGGAACCGCCCCTGTCGCTCACTGTGCGGCTACCTCCAAGTGTGTGGCGACCCAATCCagccccaaaccatcgctcgTCGTGTCCCCCTCGTTGCACAAGGTACCCAAAGCTGAACCTGAAAGCGACGCTTCACCAAGCGCTAGCAGCACAGCCCAGAAAAACCCGGCGGCGGAGGCGGGGGTTGGATCTCAAAAACCCGAAGCGGCGAGTTCCAAGAAGGTGAACATCAAGGGGGGCGTAGACAGCGACACAGAAGCTCGGGTCTGTAAGACGCGCTCGTCCGCCCGACGCCCGAGCTCCACAGCCCAGCCGTCGCACAGCAAAGCCAAGCCGACTCTTTCTAAAGTTG GCCTGGGCTTCATCGTTGCGGTCAACAGCGACGGGAGGAAGCAATCCTACTGCACGCTATGCCATATCCGATTGGACCGCTCCAGTCACCCCATGGAAAACGTTCACTTCCACAACTACATC AAACGGAGGTTCCCGGAGGTGAATGACGAGCACTTGGTGGGCATCAACCTAGAAAAGTTAGCCTTCAGCTTCACTGAGGTGGAGAAGTCTTTGGGACTTCGCAACATCCAG ACAATCGAAGTGAGCGAGGAAGAGTACAACGAGCTGTCGAGTCTTCCAGAGGCTCAAG CGCTGCAGAGATTGGAGACTCAATTCCGGGTCGCATCCAAGTCTTTGATACCTGTGGGACAAAAGAGTTCCCTCACCTCCACGCAAGGAAGTTCCACCCTGGAAGAAG CCTCTGACACAGAGGTCCACGTTAGCACTGCCGATGATGAGCTGAAGCCCGTTCTTGAGAAAATCCATGGACTCAAATGTAAAGAGCTTTCTGAGACACACCGCATTGATTATATTGATTTAACGTTAGATGAAGAAAACCTGGAAGGCTTTGAGCCCTCAACTTCATCGCCTTTAAGCCAAAAACTGCAGACTGATGATCTCCCCATAAACGATGCTGGGAAGAATGCGGACGGTTCTGATGAGCCCTTGCCATCAGTGTCACTAGGCCCAGACCCAAAGATTGAGCCAATTTTAAAGGCCGAAGAGAACCTGCCTTACTTGAGTGAGCCCTCGCCACCGCTCGTGTCGGGACTCCAGCCTGGTGATCCAAACTTGAAAGGTGTGGAGAAGAATCCAGGAGGCTCCGACATGCTTTCACCTCCAGAGCCGTCAGGATCAGACCCGCACGTCAACGGTCCGGGTCTAACTCTGCAAGGACCCAATAGGTCCTCATGGTTGTCGCTGGTGGGACAAGACCGGCCAAAGAGTCCGGTCGGGAAGTACAAGGGAGAAAAATGGCGCAGTCCGAATCAAAGTGTTTCGCAAGCGGTTCTTCTCGCAG GAACTGCAAGCAACTTGACCATGTTCTTGTGGGTGAGGGGACTGTCAGTCATCG GTCTGGCATCGGTGTACGAGTGTCGTGGGACGTCTTCATCCTTCTACTTGTGCGCGAGCTGCCGCCAGAAGTTCACCGTCAGCGGTATCTGCCCGCACATGGTCAGCGTGGACCACCAGTCGATGTACATG ATGAAAGCATTTCCTCACTTTTTGGAGACGTTTTGGTACGAGGCGGACCTCGTAGAAGAAATGAAACTGGATATTCTCAATGATATTGCTGTTAAAGTCGCTGCTGAGGAGCGGTACAAAAAGATGGATGCAAAG gttgtACTACTCCTTGATGAAATGTACGAGCACGTTTGGAACGCGCCAGCTGGAGAAG CGCTCACCATGCTGCAGAGTGCCATGTCCCAGTCCGACGGCTCCTCACAGCAAATTG AAGCAAGCCAGGCATCTGAGAAACACAGTGCACGCGACATGGAGTTGTGTGGGGACCAAAATGCTGTTTTGCTTTCGTCCGCAACTAGCGCAGTCGTCAGTCCGCAAGAGAGCGGCAGAAGTTTTCAGAGTCCGACCGAAGCGCCGATTTTGAGTTGGGTCTCCAGTACGCCACCTTTCGTCAAAGTGAAAGAGGAGGCGGTGCACTCGCAATGCAGACCTCCTGAGAACAAATCGGATTTGCTTAACCAAACTCCACCTCTTAATCAAGTGAAGAAAGAACCGATACCCGTAGAGTCCAAAGTCCCTGTAGAACTCGGTAAGAAGCAGCCTAGTTTGCAAGTGGAACCTGAGCTGAGGTCTCCAGCATCTGGATCTGGAACAACTCCTGGTCCAACTTCTGTGGAGACATCCACTTTTCAAGTGAATGCTGATTTGAACCCCTCAAAGTCCAAACCACTGAGAACTGGTGGATCCATTTCTAAGGTGCAGGCTGAACTCTTGCCGCAAGAGTCACGATCTCTCAAAACTTCTGAAGAGACAGTATGTCCTGCATCTGCCAGACTTGTCTCTGAAGTAAGGCCGAAATTTCAAGTGAAGCAAGAACTAATGCCACAAGAGTTAACTGCTGGTCCAAGTTATGGAGTGAGCGCCGAACCGACGATCGCAGAACGTGGCGCTCCTACCTTGCAACCGCCTTGGATTGGTCAGGTGAAAGATAGAACTGTCCCCTTGGATAGTGTATCTTTTGTAACTCCCAGGCTAAGATCAGAAACCGAGCCTCATTCCCAACTCAAAACTTTGCTCTTGGAGGACCTGTCTACTCCAAGCATCTCTGAAGCTCAACCAAGTTCTCAAGCGAAAGATGACCTGACACGTTCGCAGGGGAGACTCCACGCCACCGAGATACCATCTCATTTTTGGGTAAAAGAGCAAGCTCGCGCTAAAGGTGGCACTTCTCTAGCCGCGACATCGACAATTCGTCAAGATAAATCCCTTCCCACCAGGAAAAGAGAATCACTTGAATCTCTGGACCAACTCATCTGGATTTGCAGCAATAAGACCCCACTGGCTGAGCCTATGCTTGTCAAAAACGGACTCAAGTCATCACAAGCCAAGATGGCAAAGGTCGCTGTGGTTGAGCCTTCAGGGGACCCGGCACATGGTGACCCGGAAAAGTCTAAGGCAGCAGACAACAGCAGCAACCCGGCGGCAATGGTGCCGAGCAACGGCAACCAGGATATCAAAAGCGGCACCATCAATCCACGGATGCAACAAGTGGCACCGGATGCTTTACCCCACAAGTCGGTCATTTGCATGGAAAAGTCCACCAACACTGTTGTCCCCCGTGACCTGAATTGGCCTGGTGACGTCATCGTCAAGCCGGATACTAGTTGCGTAGATGCCGGTCCAGATAACGTTGTCCCTCAAGGCTTTGGGAATCCCGCTGAAAAGCAAATCCCAGTGAGCAGTGGCGTGGCTGCCGCAGACCACCAGGCGTCTTTCGCCGGTCCAACGGCAGAACAACTGCAGCCATTAAATCCCGGTTCTTGCCAAATACCTCCGGTCTTAAACGTGCAGCCGGGGTACGATCACAGGCTAGCTATGAATGTACCCGCAGAGAGTAGTTGCAACAATGTCGGCCAGACGTACCCGTTGCAGTTTTACATCCAGCAGGCACCGAACCAAGGTGCCGTGGCGGTGAGCGAGCAAACGGCGGCTTGGCTGAGCCATCCAATGCAGCCGCGGTTGCTGCAGCAGCTGCCGTACCAGAGGCCGTGGCTCCCGGCAAATGTGACCAATAGCGCCCCCCACCTTTGGACCCACCATTTTGGCTCCTATTTCGCCACCCCCATCACACTCTTATCGGTCAAGGACGTGTTGGCTCGACCCAGTCCGCCGCAATGA
- the LOC119130115 gene encoding uncharacterized protein LOC119130115 isoform X2 produces the protein MASFFEMYFEASKWCDGLVCQVCFTKYKIFAEFKRHIFSKEHQKKMTQVFETEGHSLPGKLPLIIIMDRSFHQMTQHPILGLQLLTVCFSRGMDNVLYLCHVCEELVTGQDILEHINSSCHECNYYSFIDSINTERRKILKQANVDKVGPLKILNLPYWLTATYASSSYFQVMRWLSMFVQLPTLLEDVKPMLETEKEYQKVHNKCPLPDSAEKSYKIRCQNCNIQCHKPEEYLQHVQSAAHRKTMKSISSHGNMNSSADTQETKDGVPCPPGLKNILNQLGKHMQRGVSMMVFCLSSPAPASEAVCVCFACQDAVPQSTLAKHLNSHKHFLKTLLHLNPWRLPFGWRQVLGRRFLQSEVEAEEKERGWSQVVVKVMDLPSSMLKSINPPSYQKVMDKLSSHTVVMKRSVPACQTFSRLHERKTFPLLGRNFLVSHEVHDAARHATYNSVLCLLCGRRLTDQEGYAHVFSWEHVVMFLDRFHPGSLSIGCGIKVLLDLAAQAARLRNVSFIQTITLDKPIEEPCDYNKVKLILSAAKRRRSKIPLIPLVLPRAALVPKETVTSTTAANSKKPAHSSKHTNESPKDSNQTSGLQKTESETRQGNAEGEEKRPGEALDDKPGCKRQRRSAREITPHEEKPSKSTLHGLAPPSTPKPTTDSHGATGTKTIHAPTGTKPTLSNSINGTAPVAHCAATSKCVATQSSPKPSLVVSPSLHKVPKAEPESDASPSASSTAQKNPAAEAGVGSQKPEAASSKKVNIKGGVDSDTEARVCKTRSSARRPSSTAQPSHSKAKPTLSKVGLGFIVAVNSDGRKQSYCTLCHIRLDRSSHPMENVHFHNYIKRRFPEVNDEHLVGINLEKLAFSFTEVEKSLGLRNIQTIEVSEEEYNELSSLPEAQALQRLETQFRVASKSLIPVGQKSSLTSTQGSSTLEEASDTEVHVSTADDELKPVLEKIHGLKCKELSETHRIDYIDLTLDEENLEGFEPSTSSPLSQKLQTDDLPINDAGKNADGSDEPLPSVSLGPDPKIEPILKAEENLPYLSEPSPPLVSGLQPGDPNLKGVEKNPGGSDMLSPPEPSGSDPHVNGPGLTLQGPNRSSWLSLVGQDRPKSPVGKYKGEKWRSPNQSVSQAVLLAGTASNLTMFLWVRGLSVIGLASVYECRGTSSSFYLCASCRQKFTVSGICPHMVSVDHQSMYMMKAFPHFLETFWYEADLVEEMKLDILNDIAVKVAAEERYKKMDAKVVLLLDEMYEHVWNAPAGEALTMLQSAMSQSDGSSQQIDTVHLI, from the exons ATGGCTTCGTTTTTCGAAATGTACTTTGAAGCGAGCAAATGGTGCGATGGTCTCGTATGCCAG GTGTGCttcacaaaatacaaaatatttgccGAGTTCAAGCGTCACATATTCTCGAAAGAGCACCAGAAG AAAATGACCCAAGTGTTTGAGACAG AGGGCCACTCGCTTCCCG GCAAGCTCCCGCTCATCATTATTATGGACCGAAGCTTCCATCAGATGACCCAACATCCCATTTTAG GACTGCAACTGCTGACCGTTTGTTTTAGTCGGGGAATGGACAACGTTTTGTACTTGTGCCACGTCTGCGAGGAGCTCGTGACGGGTCAGGATATCTTGGAGCACATCAACTCCAGCTGCCACGAATGCAACTACTAC AGCTTTATAGATTCCATCAATACGGAAAGGCGGAAAATTTTAAAGCAGGCCAATGTGGACAAGGTCGGACCGCTTAAG ATCCTAAATTTGCCTTATTGGCTGACTGCCACGTACGCGTCGTCGAGCTACTTCCAAG TGATGCGCTGGCTCAGCATGTTTGTCCAGCTTCCCACGCTGCTCGAAG ATGTGAAGCCCATGCTTGAGACGGAGAAAGAGTACCAAAAGGTCCACAACAAATGTCCACTTCCGG ATTCTGCTGAGAAGTCGTACAAAATACGTTGTCAG AACTGTAACATCCAGTGCCACAAGCCCGAGGAATATTTGCAACACGTGCAAAGCGCGGCGCACAGAAAG ACGATGAAGAGCATCTCCAGTCACGGTAACATGAATTCGTCAGCCGACACGCAAGAAACCAAAGATGGCGTTCCTTGTCCGCCAGGTCTGAAAAATATCTTAAACCAACTTGGAAAGCACATGCAGCGAG GTGTGTCCATGATGGTGTTCTGCCTCAGCTCGCCGGCGCCGGCGTCTGAAGCCGTTTGCGTGTGTTTCGCATGCCAGGACGCCGTCCCTCAGTCAACGCTGGCCAAACATTTGAACTCGCACAAGCATTTCCTGAAAACACTG TTGCATCTGAATCCGTGGCGACTGCCGTTTGGTTGGCGGCAAGTTCTGGGACGCCGGTTCTTGCAGTCCGAGGTGGAGGCAGAAGAGAAGGAAAGAGGGTGGAGTCAGGTGGTTGTGAAG GTGATGGATTTACCCTCCTCGATGTTAAAAAGCATCAACCCACCAAGTTACCAGAAAG TGATGGACAAACTGTCGAGCCACACCGTTGTGATGAAACGCAGCG TGCCGGCTTGCCAGACGTTCAGCCGCCTCCACGAACGCAAAACGTTCCCACTTTTGG GGCGCAATTTTCTGGTGTCGCACGAGGTCCACGACGCAGCCCGTCACGCCACGTACAACTCGGTGCTGTGTCTGCTGTGCGGGAGGCGGCTCACGGACCAGGAGGGCTACGCGCACGTTTTCAGCTGGGAACACGTCGTCATGTTTCTC GACCGATTCCATCCCGGCTCGCTGAGCATCGGTTGTGGTATCAAGGTTTTACTGGACCTGGCGGCCCAGGCTGCACGCCTTCGCAACGTGTCTTTTATACAG ACAATAACGTTGGATAAGCCCATCGAGGAACCGTGCGATTACAACAAAG TGAAATTGATCCTAAGTGCAGCAAAGCGAAGGAGGAGCAAGATTCCGCTCATCCCCCTCGTCCTGCCTCGAGCAGCGTTGG TTCCCAAAGAAACTGTGACATCAACAACAGCCGCGAACAGCAAGAAACCCGCACACTCTTCAAAACATACCAATGAAAGTCCCAAAGACAGTAATCAGACCTCCGGCCTCCAAAAGACAGAGAGTGAGACGAGGCAAGGAAATGCAGAAGGTGAGGAAAAAAGGCCCGGTGAGGCTCTGGATGACAAGCCGGGCTGCAAAAGACAACGAAGGAGCGCCAGAGAAATCACGCCGCATGAAGAAAAGCCAAGCAAGTCCACCTTGCATGGACTTGCCCCGCCGTCAACTCCCAAGCCCACGACAGACAGCCATGGCGCCACCGGTACCAAAACCATTCATGCTCCGACTGGCACCAAGCCCACACTATCGAATAGCATTAACGGAACCGCCCCTGTCGCTCACTGTGCGGCTACCTCCAAGTGTGTGGCGACCCAATCCagccccaaaccatcgctcgTCGTGTCCCCCTCGTTGCACAAGGTACCCAAAGCTGAACCTGAAAGCGACGCTTCACCAAGCGCTAGCAGCACAGCCCAGAAAAACCCGGCGGCGGAGGCGGGGGTTGGATCTCAAAAACCCGAAGCGGCGAGTTCCAAGAAGGTGAACATCAAGGGGGGCGTAGACAGCGACACAGAAGCTCGGGTCTGTAAGACGCGCTCGTCCGCCCGACGCCCGAGCTCCACAGCCCAGCCGTCGCACAGCAAAGCCAAGCCGACTCTTTCTAAAGTTG GCCTGGGCTTCATCGTTGCGGTCAACAGCGACGGGAGGAAGCAATCCTACTGCACGCTATGCCATATCCGATTGGACCGCTCCAGTCACCCCATGGAAAACGTTCACTTCCACAACTACATC AAACGGAGGTTCCCGGAGGTGAATGACGAGCACTTGGTGGGCATCAACCTAGAAAAGTTAGCCTTCAGCTTCACTGAGGTGGAGAAGTCTTTGGGACTTCGCAACATCCAG ACAATCGAAGTGAGCGAGGAAGAGTACAACGAGCTGTCGAGTCTTCCAGAGGCTCAAG CGCTGCAGAGATTGGAGACTCAATTCCGGGTCGCATCCAAGTCTTTGATACCTGTGGGACAAAAGAGTTCCCTCACCTCCACGCAAGGAAGTTCCACCCTGGAAGAAG CCTCTGACACAGAGGTCCACGTTAGCACTGCCGATGATGAGCTGAAGCCCGTTCTTGAGAAAATCCATGGACTCAAATGTAAAGAGCTTTCTGAGACACACCGCATTGATTATATTGATTTAACGTTAGATGAAGAAAACCTGGAAGGCTTTGAGCCCTCAACTTCATCGCCTTTAAGCCAAAAACTGCAGACTGATGATCTCCCCATAAACGATGCTGGGAAGAATGCGGACGGTTCTGATGAGCCCTTGCCATCAGTGTCACTAGGCCCAGACCCAAAGATTGAGCCAATTTTAAAGGCCGAAGAGAACCTGCCTTACTTGAGTGAGCCCTCGCCACCGCTCGTGTCGGGACTCCAGCCTGGTGATCCAAACTTGAAAGGTGTGGAGAAGAATCCAGGAGGCTCCGACATGCTTTCACCTCCAGAGCCGTCAGGATCAGACCCGCACGTCAACGGTCCGGGTCTAACTCTGCAAGGACCCAATAGGTCCTCATGGTTGTCGCTGGTGGGACAAGACCGGCCAAAGAGTCCGGTCGGGAAGTACAAGGGAGAAAAATGGCGCAGTCCGAATCAAAGTGTTTCGCAAGCGGTTCTTCTCGCAG GAACTGCAAGCAACTTGACCATGTTCTTGTGGGTGAGGGGACTGTCAGTCATCG GTCTGGCATCGGTGTACGAGTGTCGTGGGACGTCTTCATCCTTCTACTTGTGCGCGAGCTGCCGCCAGAAGTTCACCGTCAGCGGTATCTGCCCGCACATGGTCAGCGTGGACCACCAGTCGATGTACATG ATGAAAGCATTTCCTCACTTTTTGGAGACGTTTTGGTACGAGGCGGACCTCGTAGAAGAAATGAAACTGGATATTCTCAATGATATTGCTGTTAAAGTCGCTGCTGAGGAGCGGTACAAAAAGATGGATGCAAAG gttgtACTACTCCTTGATGAAATGTACGAGCACGTTTGGAACGCGCCAGCTGGAGAAG CGCTCACCATGCTGCAGAGTGCCATGTCCCAGTCCGACGGCTCCTCACAGCAAATTG